The Rickettsiales bacterium genome includes a region encoding these proteins:
- the rpmI gene encoding 50S ribosomal protein L35, protein MPKLKTKSSCKKRFRFTATGKVVASQAGKRHGMSKRTNRFIRNARGTTILDESDTHRIVQYMPNGSY, encoded by the coding sequence ATGCCAAAATTAAAAACTAAAAGCAGCTGTAAGAAGCGTTTTCGTTTCACAGCTACCGGCAAGGTTGTTGCCTCTCAAGCTGGAAAGCGTCATGGTATGAGCAAACGTACCAATCGCTTTATCCGTAATGCGCGCGGGACTACTATTCTTGATGAATCTGATACTCACCGCATCGTTCAATATATGCCTAACGGTTCATATTAG
- a CDS encoding ABC transporter permease — MKYLNTIGIATLCKREIWRFSKVWNQTVLAPIVTTLLFLAVLMLAMGGNERLIDGIAYGQFISPGLIMMAIMQNSFANTSSSLMLAKIQGVVIDILMPPLTGAEVTFSLVFGGVVRGILVGIVVSAAVYIFVPFPMLHPFVGMFYVVSACIMLALLGMITGIWAQSFDQLSTVTNYVITPLSFLSGTFYSIKQLPDFWYNICHFNPFFYMIDGFRYATVGYTDGTIITGMTVITLVNVALWFVAVTLFKKGYRLKT; from the coding sequence ATGAAATATCTAAATACTATCGGCATAGCCACACTTTGCAAGCGGGAGATTTGGCGGTTTTCTAAGGTATGGAATCAGACTGTACTTGCGCCAATCGTAACCACTTTGTTATTCCTCGCGGTTTTAATGTTGGCGATGGGTGGCAACGAACGGCTCATTGACGGGATAGCTTATGGGCAGTTTATCTCTCCAGGCCTTATCATGATGGCGATTATGCAGAACTCCTTCGCTAATACCTCATCGTCACTGATGCTCGCGAAAATCCAAGGAGTTGTAATTGACATATTAATGCCGCCACTTACCGGTGCGGAAGTTACTTTTTCTCTGGTATTTGGTGGAGTAGTGCGTGGAATTCTGGTTGGTATCGTGGTAAGCGCCGCTGTTTATATATTCGTACCATTTCCTATGTTACACCCTTTCGTAGGTATGTTTTACGTGGTATCCGCCTGTATAATGCTCGCGCTTCTTGGTATGATAACTGGTATCTGGGCGCAGTCATTTGATCAGCTTTCAACAGTGACCAATTACGTCATAACCCCGCTTTCATTTTTATCAGGCACTTTTTACTCAATAAAACAACTACCAGATTTCTGGTATAATATTTGCCATTTTAACCCATTTTTTTATATGATTGACGGATTTCGCTACGCTACAGTCGGCTACACTGACGGAACTATCATAACTGGAATGACAGTAATAACTCTGGTAAATGTCGCTTTGTGGTTTGTGGCGGTAACCTTGTTTAAGAAGGGATACCGCCTTAAAACTTAA
- a CDS encoding DUF2671 domain-containing protein, whose product MRKLNLTAKRLTAVSAPRRNLDSDIMEPNMMLDPRYLRQSSSLIQDALQKGFDVLQLANGDIVTTGTKIVVHQYTWDDAKGKLVKAKTDSRKLRKAEGENEESDFDSDSERSGDSELRAETLAERILESEEY is encoded by the coding sequence ATGAGAAAATTAAATTTGACGGCGAAAAGATTAACAGCGGTAAGTGCTCCTAGAAGAAATCTAGATTCTGATATTATGGAACCTAACATGATGCTTGACCCTCGTTATTTGCGCCAGTCTTCCTCTCTTATTCAGGACGCTCTGCAGAAGGGGTTTGATGTTCTGCAGCTTGCCAATGGCGATATAGTTACTACCGGTACCAAAATAGTAGTTCATCAATATACATGGGATGATGCTAAAGGAAAATTGGTAAAGGCTAAAACTGACTCTCGTAAGTTAAGGAAAGCGGAAGGCGAAAATGAAGAGAGCGATTTTGATAGTGACTCCGAGAGATCTGGTGATAGTGAATTAAGAGCTGAGACTCTGGCTGAGCGTATATTGGAAAGTGAAGAATATTAG
- the rplT gene encoding 50S ribosomal protein L20: protein MAHAKSGANRARRKKILKMAKGYRGRSKSCITVARQKVEKGLQYAYRDRRVKKRNFRSLWIQRINAGVREHGMVYSQFIGGLIKAGIEIDRKVLSDLATREPEAFKVIVEQSKAALAKAS from the coding sequence ATGGCACACGCAAAAAGTGGCGCGAATCGCGCCCGTCGTAAAAAAATTCTAAAAATGGCAAAAGGCTATCGTGGTCGCTCTAAGAGTTGTATCACCGTCGCTCGTCAGAAAGTAGAAAAAGGTTTGCAATACGCATACCGTGATCGTCGCGTTAAAAAACGTAATTTCCGTAGCCTGTGGATACAGCGTATAAACGCTGGGGTGCGTGAACACGGAATGGTTTACTCTCAATTTATTGGTGGGCTTATAAAAGCTGGCATAGAAATAGATCGTAAAGTTCTATCTGATCTCGCTACTCGTGAGCCGGAAGCTTTTAAGGTGATAGTTGAGCAGTCTAAAGCGGCTCTGGCTAAAGCGTCCTAA
- the pheS gene encoding phenylalanine--tRNA ligase subunit alpha: MPDSLLLQSLDSIAACTSSETLERQRVSILGKKGRLTEELKKLGSLPPEERKEFGAKLNIVKQKITEAIEEKKRLLADSEIQSYIDSDRLDVTLPPYPYSVGKIHPITQVSDEITAIFADLGFVSKTGPDIEDDEHNFTALNISESHPARQMHDTFYLRGNGDNKTVLRTHTSPVQIRTMRSGKPPFRFIAAGSTYRCDSDLTHTPMFHQIEGVAIDKNINMGHLKGCVSEFLKVFFNLDEVPIRFRPSFFPFTEPSAEIDIGCERSRDSLKIGVGSDWLEIGGCGMVHPKVLENCGIDSNEWQGFAFGMGIERLAMLKYGMPDLRDFFGSDIRWLSHYGFNPMHIPDLVSGL; this comes from the coding sequence ATGCCTGACTCTCTTCTCTTACAGTCCCTTGATTCTATAGCTGCTTGTACGTCGTCGGAAACTCTTGAGCGACAGCGTGTTTCTATACTCGGCAAAAAAGGTAGACTTACTGAGGAACTTAAAAAGCTAGGATCACTTCCCCCTGAGGAACGCAAAGAATTTGGAGCGAAACTCAACATAGTAAAGCAAAAAATAACAGAAGCCATAGAAGAAAAAAAGCGATTACTCGCTGACAGCGAGATACAGTCTTACATAGATTCAGATAGGCTTGACGTAACCTTACCTCCATACCCGTATAGCGTGGGGAAAATTCATCCGATAACTCAGGTTAGTGATGAGATAACCGCTATATTCGCTGATCTTGGATTTGTTTCTAAGACTGGTCCTGATATTGAGGATGATGAGCATAATTTTACCGCGCTTAATATATCGGAGTCGCATCCGGCGCGGCAAATGCATGATACTTTTTATCTGCGTGGCAATGGTGATAATAAAACTGTGCTTAGAACGCATACCTCACCAGTACAGATTCGTACCATGCGTTCCGGCAAACCGCCATTTCGCTTTATCGCCGCCGGTAGCACTTATCGCTGTGACTCGGATCTGACCCATACTCCGATGTTTCATCAAATTGAAGGGGTGGCGATAGATAAAAATATAAATATGGGACACTTAAAGGGCTGTGTAAGTGAGTTTCTGAAAGTGTTTTTTAATCTTGATGAAGTTCCGATACGTTTTAGACCTAGCTTTTTTCCGTTTACTGAGCCGTCAGCGGAAATTGATATAGGATGCGAGCGTAGTCGTGATAGCCTTAAAATTGGCGTAGGCAGCGATTGGCTAGAGATTGGTGGTTGCGGTATGGTACATCCGAAAGTGCTAGAGAATTGTGGAATAGACTCTAACGAATGGCAAGGTTTCGCTTTTGGTATGGGGATTGAGAGACTTGCCATGCTTAAATACGGGATGCCGGATCTTCGTGATTTTTTTGGCTCAGATATACGCTGGCTTTCTCATTATGGGTTTAACCCTATGCATATTCCCGATTTAGTGAGCGGACTATAA
- a CDS encoding Bax inhibitor-1/YccA family protein, giving the protein MNYNNPFDTTQYGQQSTAATYDAGLRAYMLKIYNYMASALVLTGLVAMFIAKISVVTNDAGQIMGLSEFGATMFGGPLKWVVMLLPLAFVLVLSFGINRLSVFATQSIFWAYSAAMGVSLSTIFLAYTGESIARVFFITAGTFGAMSIYGYTTKRDLTGMGSFLIMGLIGVIIASVVNIFLESRALHFAVSVIGLFIFIGLTAYDTQRLKNMYYQLAGNASMMAKASVMGALSLYLDFINIFMYLIQFMGDRR; this is encoded by the coding sequence ATGAACTATAATAATCCGTTTGACACAACACAATATGGGCAGCAGAGCACAGCCGCCACTTATGATGCTGGTCTGCGGGCTTATATGCTCAAAATCTATAACTATATGGCAAGCGCTTTGGTGCTTACTGGTCTTGTCGCTATGTTTATCGCGAAAATCTCGGTGGTGACTAACGATGCTGGACAAATTATGGGGCTTTCAGAGTTTGGCGCTACTATGTTTGGCGGTCCACTTAAATGGGTGGTTATGCTTCTGCCTCTTGCCTTCGTACTGGTTCTGAGCTTTGGGATTAACCGTCTCAGTGTATTCGCCACTCAATCTATATTCTGGGCGTATTCAGCGGCTATGGGGGTTTCTCTTAGTACGATATTCTTGGCCTATACTGGGGAGAGTATTGCCCGTGTATTCTTTATTACCGCTGGCACTTTCGGGGCGATGAGTATTTATGGCTATACCACTAAGCGTGACCTTACTGGAATGGGTTCATTTCTTATAATGGGTCTTATCGGTGTAATAATCGCTTCTGTGGTTAATATATTTTTAGAAAGTAGAGCGTTACATTTCGCGGTGTCGGTTATTGGTCTGTTCATCTTTATCGGACTTACCGCTTATGATACTCAGAGGCTCAAAAATATGTATTATCAGCTTGCTGGTAACGCTTCTATGATGGCAAAAGCCTCAGTTATGGGCGCTCTTAGCCTGTATCTTGATTTTATCAACATATTTATGTATCTAATACAGTTTATGGGTGATAGAAGGTAG
- the pheT gene encoding phenylalanine--tRNA ligase subunit beta yields MKFTLSWLKSHLETEASLQDITDKLTAIGLEVENVEDKGKQLADFTVAKIIEAEKHPKADKLKVCKVESDEGILQIVCGAANARAGIYVALAKEGSVIPTNGMIIKKSKIRDVESRGMLCSEEELGIAESSEGIIELPEAGVGTKVAEVLGLNDPVIEIAITPNRADCLGVHGIARDLAASGIGRLKPLTEINFGDGNHNSPISVTIEEGNACKQFIGCHIKNVNNIVSPDWLKKRLESIGQKSISALVDITNYFTFDLGRPLHVYDADKLNGNINVRLAKDGEKILALDDKEYGLSNDITVIADEKNPVAIGGIIGGSLSGCSNDTKNIFLEVALFEASQIANSGRILQIDSDARYRFERGVDVAFVEEAAKRAASMITEICGGVASKLVYAGKTPDWKKEVKLDLGKVKKISGIDISAEDSILILKNLGFSVENNDSFAVCTPPSWRADIENDADLIEEIVRIYGYENIPTTPLPKNPEITKSILTALQKRIKTSKRLLAESGMLEVKSWSFLPSAQAKIFGGNNDELTIINPINAELDTMRPSILPNMLEAAKRNRARGFNNLSLFEIGLQFHGIKPEEQQTVASGIYAGKIEDYNYANGLFTKQFRDTQTMDSKKIVARLLATLGVNKFEVRTDNLPKYYHPNRSGAFVLGKNILAYFGEINPIINRDFDFDSKERIAAFEVFLENIPQARNNTTTKPVLKLSDYQTVERDFAFTIDDSVSSDVVIKEIGKADKNLINNVEIFDIYSGKGIAENKKSVAVKVSLQPTDKTLSEQEIAKVSDDIIKAAEKGFGGVLRN; encoded by the coding sequence ATGAAATTCACATTATCATGGCTCAAATCACATCTGGAAACTGAGGCTTCTCTTCAGGATATAACCGATAAGCTCACGGCTATCGGGTTGGAGGTAGAAAATGTTGAGGATAAAGGAAAACAACTAGCTGATTTTACCGTCGCTAAAATAATTGAAGCGGAAAAACACCCGAAGGCGGATAAGCTAAAAGTTTGTAAGGTTGAAAGTGATGAAGGAATTTTACAAATAGTTTGTGGCGCGGCAAACGCTCGCGCTGGTATTTATGTGGCGCTTGCTAAAGAAGGAAGCGTAATTCCTACAAACGGTATGATTATCAAAAAAAGCAAGATACGTGATGTTGAGAGCCGCGGCATGTTATGCTCGGAAGAAGAATTAGGTATTGCTGAAAGCAGCGAAGGTATCATAGAGCTTCCCGAAGCGGGTGTTGGGACAAAAGTAGCGGAAGTTTTAGGGCTTAATGATCCAGTAATAGAAATAGCGATAACCCCAAATAGGGCTGATTGTCTAGGTGTTCATGGTATAGCAAGAGACCTCGCGGCAAGCGGTATTGGCAGATTAAAACCTCTTACTGAAATAAATTTTGGTGATGGAAATCATAATTCTCCAATATCTGTGACCATAGAAGAAGGTAACGCTTGCAAGCAATTTATCGGTTGCCATATCAAAAATGTAAATAATATCGTAAGTCCCGATTGGCTAAAAAAACGTTTGGAATCTATCGGACAAAAATCTATTTCCGCTTTGGTGGATATAACTAATTATTTCACTTTTGATTTAGGTAGACCGCTGCATGTTTACGATGCTGACAAGCTAAATGGGAACATAAATGTTCGGCTAGCAAAAGATGGTGAAAAAATACTGGCTCTTGACGATAAGGAGTATGGATTATCAAATGATATAACTGTAATAGCTGATGAGAAAAATCCGGTCGCTATTGGTGGGATTATTGGTGGCAGCCTTTCTGGATGTAGTAATGATACTAAAAATATATTTCTTGAGGTGGCTTTATTTGAGGCAAGTCAGATAGCTAACTCAGGACGTATTTTACAAATAGACTCCGACGCGCGCTATCGTTTTGAGCGTGGCGTTGATGTAGCTTTCGTGGAAGAAGCGGCGAAAAGAGCCGCATCAATGATAACGGAAATCTGCGGTGGTGTGGCAAGTAAATTAGTATATGCTGGAAAGACACCTGACTGGAAAAAGGAAGTAAAGCTTGATCTGGGTAAGGTTAAAAAAATAAGTGGTATTGATATTAGCGCTGAGGATTCCATATTAATATTAAAAAATCTTGGTTTTAGCGTAGAAAACAATGATTCATTTGCGGTTTGTACGCCTCCATCATGGCGGGCAGATATTGAAAATGACGCTGATCTGATAGAGGAAATAGTTAGGATTTATGGTTATGAGAATATACCAACCACCCCTCTTCCCAAAAATCCTGAAATAACTAAATCAATACTAACGGCATTACAAAAAAGAATAAAAACGAGCAAAAGGTTACTTGCTGAGAGTGGGATGCTGGAAGTAAAGAGCTGGTCATTTCTACCTAGCGCGCAAGCAAAAATATTTGGTGGAAATAATGATGAACTAACCATCATAAATCCGATTAACGCCGAACTTGATACTATGCGTCCGTCAATATTACCTAATATGCTAGAAGCGGCAAAACGTAATAGAGCGCGAGGCTTTAATAATTTATCATTATTTGAGATTGGTCTACAATTTCATGGCATAAAACCGGAGGAACAACAAACAGTGGCAAGCGGTATATATGCTGGTAAAATAGAAGATTATAATTACGCGAATGGTTTGTTTACGAAACAATTTCGTGACACGCAAACTATGGATAGTAAAAAAATAGTGGCACGGTTGCTCGCTACGCTTGGTGTAAATAAGTTTGAGGTAAGAACTGATAATCTGCCTAAATATTATCATCCAAATCGTAGTGGTGCTTTTGTTCTTGGGAAAAATATATTGGCGTATTTCGGTGAGATTAACCCAATTATCAATAGAGACTTTGATTTTGACAGCAAAGAACGTATAGCTGCTTTTGAGGTATTTCTAGAAAATATACCGCAAGCTCGTAACAATACTACAACAAAGCCTGTGTTAAAACTATCGGATTACCAGACGGTAGAGCGTGATTTTGCCTTTACAATAGATGATAGTGTGTCCTCTGATGTCGTAATAAAAGAGATTGGGAAAGCTGATAAAAATCTCATAAATAATGTTGAGATTTTTGATATTTATAGCGGTAAAGGAATAGCGGAAAATAAAAAATCAGTGGCGGTAAAGGTCAGCTTACAACCTACCGATAAAACTTTGTCCGAACAAGAAATCGCTAAAGTAAGCGATGATATTATAAAAGCAGCGGAAAAAGGCTTTGGTGGAGTTCTAAGGAATTAG